From the genome of Deinococcus sp. AJ005, one region includes:
- the clpB gene encoding ATP-dependent chaperone ClpB: MNPERFTEASATAINAAQQLAQGSGHQTLTVAHVLRTLTDNDTAARTITAAGGNLQHLRTALDAELNKLPRVQGGSEQLYLDPALNRAFAKADTTAEQFGDSFVAADTLLLALRGESKLKELPKEAELNRAISGARKGKTVTNKSSESQFDALSKYGTDLTQRARDGKFDPVIGRDEEIRRAMQILLRRTKNNPVLIGEPGVGKTAIAEGLAIRVVSGDVPEGLKNKRIVSLEMGSLLAGAKYRGEFEERLKGVIDEVVASAGEIILFVDELHTIVGAGKTEGSPDAGNMLKPALARGELHLIGATTLDEYRQIEKDSALERRFQPVMVNEPSVEDTISILRGIKERYQVHHNVEITDPALVAAATLSERYITDRQLPDKAIDLIDEAAARLRMALESSPERIDQLSRRKLQLEIEREALKREKDQDSQNRLLDIEDSLKAITDELTEVRGRWEAERGEVAALRAKRETLDTVRTDIERAKRDYDLQRAAELEYGQLPQLEKDVQDLEKKLKGAEFAHMEVTEEDIAAVVSRWTGIPVTKLLEGEREKLLHLEDQLHNRVIGQDRAITSVADTIRRARAGLNDPNRPLGSFMFLGPTGVGKTELAKALAEYLFDSQDAMVRLDMSEYMEKHTVARLIGAPPGYVGYEEGGQLTEAVRRRPYSVLLLDEIEKAHPDVFNVLLQVLDDGRLTDGQGRTVDFRNTLIVLTSNVGSPLILEMQANGDDASEIRDAVLGELQAQFRPEFLNRVDDIIVFDALTQADLHRIVDIQLGGLRKRLAERRVTLHVDDAAKDKLAQIGYDPAFGARPLKRAIAREIETPLAREILGGHVPDNSVLNVEYRDGHFQFGTGVLN, from the coding sequence TTGAATCCAGAACGCTTTACCGAGGCGAGTGCCACCGCCATCAACGCTGCCCAGCAACTCGCACAGGGGAGTGGGCATCAGACCTTGACCGTGGCCCATGTGCTGCGAACGTTAACTGACAACGACACCGCCGCCCGCACCATCACCGCCGCCGGGGGCAATCTTCAACACCTCCGCACCGCGCTGGACGCAGAGCTGAACAAGCTGCCGCGCGTGCAGGGCGGCAGCGAGCAGCTTTACCTCGATCCGGCACTGAACCGTGCGTTTGCAAAAGCAGACACCACCGCGGAGCAGTTCGGAGATAGTTTCGTGGCCGCCGACACACTACTGCTGGCCCTGCGTGGCGAGTCAAAACTGAAAGAGCTGCCCAAAGAAGCTGAACTCAACCGCGCCATTTCGGGGGCGCGTAAAGGAAAAACCGTGACCAACAAATCCAGTGAAAGCCAGTTCGACGCGCTGAGCAAATACGGCACCGATCTGACCCAGCGCGCGCGCGACGGCAAATTCGATCCCGTGATTGGCCGCGACGAGGAAATCCGCCGCGCCATGCAAATTCTGCTGAGACGCACCAAGAACAACCCGGTGCTGATCGGCGAACCGGGCGTGGGCAAGACCGCCATCGCCGAGGGTCTGGCCATCCGCGTGGTCAGCGGCGACGTGCCGGAGGGCCTGAAGAACAAGCGCATCGTCAGCCTGGAAATGGGCAGCCTGCTGGCCGGGGCCAAGTACCGGGGCGAGTTCGAGGAACGGCTGAAAGGCGTCATAGACGAGGTAGTGGCCTCTGCGGGCGAGATCATCCTGTTCGTGGACGAACTGCACACGATTGTCGGTGCAGGCAAGACCGAGGGCAGCCCGGACGCTGGCAACATGCTCAAGCCCGCGCTGGCACGCGGCGAACTGCACCTGATCGGCGCGACGACGCTGGACGAGTACCGCCAGATCGAGAAGGATTCGGCGCTGGAACGCCGGTTTCAGCCGGTGATGGTCAACGAGCCGAGCGTGGAAGACACCATCAGCATCCTGCGCGGCATCAAGGAGCGCTATCAGGTCCACCACAACGTGGAAATCACCGACCCGGCACTGGTGGCCGCCGCCACCCTCAGCGAGCGCTACATCACGGACCGGCAGTTGCCCGACAAGGCGATTGATCTGATCGACGAAGCGGCGGCCCGACTGCGGATGGCGCTGGAAAGCAGCCCGGAGCGCATCGATCAACTGTCGCGCCGCAAGCTGCAACTGGAAATCGAGCGCGAGGCCCTCAAGCGCGAGAAGGATCAGGACTCGCAGAACCGTCTGCTGGACATTGAGGACAGCCTCAAGGCGATTACCGACGAGTTGACCGAAGTGCGCGGGCGCTGGGAGGCCGAGCGCGGCGAGGTGGCCGCTCTGCGTGCAAAGCGCGAGACGCTGGACACCGTTCGCACAGACATCGAGCGGGCCAAGCGCGACTACGATCTGCAACGCGCCGCCGAGCTGGAATACGGCCAACTGCCGCAGCTTGAAAAGGATGTGCAGGATCTGGAAAAGAAGCTCAAGGGCGCGGAATTTGCCCACATGGAAGTGACCGAGGAGGACATCGCTGCCGTGGTCAGCCGCTGGACGGGCATTCCGGTGACCAAACTGCTGGAAGGCGAGCGCGAGAAGCTGCTGCATCTGGAAGACCAGCTCCACAACCGCGTGATCGGTCAGGACCGCGCCATTACCAGCGTGGCCGACACCATCCGCCGGGCGCGGGCGGGTCTGAACGACCCGAACCGTCCGCTGGGCAGCTTCATGTTCCTGGGGCCGACGGGGGTGGGCAAGACCGAGCTGGCCAAGGCGCTGGCCGAATACCTGTTCGACAGCCAGGACGCGATGGTGCGCCTGGACATGTCCGAGTACATGGAAAAGCACACGGTGGCACGCCTGATCGGTGCGCCTCCCGGCTATGTGGGTTACGAGGAGGGCGGTCAGCTCACCGAGGCCGTGCGCCGCCGCCCCTACAGCGTGCTGCTGCTCGACGAGATCGAGAAGGCGCACCCGGACGTGTTCAACGTGCTGCTGCAAGTGCTGGACGATGGCCGCCTGACCGACGGGCAGGGCCGCACGGTGGACTTCCGCAACACGCTGATCGTGCTGACCAGCAACGTGGGCAGCCCCCTGATCCTGGAAATGCAGGCCAACGGCGACGACGCCAGCGAGATCCGTGACGCCGTGCTGGGCGAGTTGCAGGCCCAGTTCCGCCCGGAGTTCCTGAACCGCGTGGACGACATCATCGTGTTCGACGCACTGACGCAGGCTGATCTGCACCGCATCGTGGACATCCAGTTGGGTGGGCTGCGGAAGCGTCTGGCCGAGCGCCGCGTGACCCTGCATGTGGACGACGCCGCCAAGGACAAGCTGGCGCAGATCGGTTATGACCCGGCCTTTGGCGCACGCCCCCTCAAGCGCGCCATCGCCCGCGAGATCGAAACGCCGCTGGCCCGCGAGATCCTGGGGGGCCACGTGCCGGACAACAGCGTGCTGAACGTGGAATACAGGGACGGACACTTCCAGTTCGGGACAGGCGTGCTGAACTGA
- a CDS encoding helix-turn-helix domain-containing protein codes for MTSPPFPGALVVRVRRQLLGFSQEELAREAGLSVALLQKLELGEYDPRSLHQLARQVLEKRLDISLL; via the coding sequence ATGACCTCGCCCCCCTTTCCCGGCGCACTGGTGGTTCGCGTTCGGCGGCAGCTCCTGGGCTTCTCGCAGGAAGAGCTGGCGCGTGAGGCCGGGCTGTCGGTGGCGCTGCTGCAAAAGCTGGAGCTGGGCGAATACGATCCGCGCAGCCTGCATCAACTGGCCCGGCAGGTGCTGGAAAAGCGGCTGGACATCAGTTTGCTGTGA
- the pyrE gene encoding orotate phosphoribosyltransferase, with protein sequence MDVLALYRQAGAYHEGHFLLASGRHSPKFLQSTTVLQYPHLTEQIAAALAEKLTDAGVQAGLIIGPAMGGVVLAYEVARHYGGEDVRAIFAEKDGKGGMKIREAFTVAPGEPFIAVEDVLTTGGSVLKAVRAAEAAGGRCAAIACIVDRRAAEGPLEGYPLVSLTRLVFDTYPPDEVPEWLAKLPLQEI encoded by the coding sequence ATGGACGTTCTCGCGCTGTACCGACAGGCCGGGGCCTACCACGAGGGGCATTTTCTCCTTGCCAGTGGCCGCCACAGCCCCAAATTCCTGCAAAGCACCACCGTGCTGCAATACCCGCACCTGACCGAGCAGATCGCCGCCGCGCTGGCCGAAAAGCTGACCGATGCGGGCGTTCAGGCTGGACTGATCATCGGCCCGGCAATGGGTGGCGTGGTCCTGGCCTATGAGGTGGCCCGGCATTACGGCGGCGAGGACGTGCGCGCCATCTTTGCCGAGAAGGACGGGAAAGGCGGCATGAAAATCCGGGAGGCGTTCACGGTTGCGCCCGGCGAGCCGTTTATTGCCGTGGAAGACGTGCTGACCACCGGGGGCAGTGTGCTGAAAGCCGTGCGCGCCGCCGAGGCAGCCGGAGGCAGATGCGCCGCGATTGCCTGCATCGTGGACCGCCGCGCCGCCGAAGGACCGCTGGAAGGCTATCCGCTGGTCTCGCTGACCCGTCTGGTCTTCGACACCTACCCGCCGGACGAGGTGCCAGAGTGGCTGGCAAAGCTTCCGTTGCAGGAAATCTAG
- the purD gene encoding phosphoribosylamine--glycine ligase, with protein sequence MKVLVIGGGGREHAIVHTCARQGHTVLCTPGNPGIATLARILDSPQDADSLAELAVREAADVVIVGPEGYLAAGVVDACTARGVPAFGPTRAASRLEGDKGWSKAFMLRHGIPTAQHATFSDLDAALAYMDSQSMPTVIKDAALRAGKGVTIAHSQDEAGAALKEIFSAPDACAVIEDFMTGQEVSVLALTDGEHFALTPPSQDHKTIYAGDTGPMTGGMGVICPFPLSATDLEVIETGVIAPTLAGMRAEGMPFQGVLYAGLMLTPDGPKVVEFNARFGDPEAEAVLPLLQSDLAQHCLDAARGELDPESIRFSDESSAVIILAAPGYPGDPVRGVPLGLPDGGDGEIIFHAGTREVGGQLQSSGGRVLAVTAVAPTLNTALTRAYALADRVDFAGAQLRRDIGGRIGARALDE encoded by the coding sequence TTGAAGGTGCTTGTTATTGGTGGCGGTGGGCGCGAACACGCCATCGTCCATACCTGTGCGCGGCAGGGCCATACGGTGCTGTGTACACCGGGCAATCCCGGTATCGCAACGCTGGCCCGCATTCTGGACAGCCCTCAGGACGCTGATTCGCTGGCCGAACTAGCGGTCCGGGAGGCGGCGGATGTGGTGATCGTCGGTCCGGAGGGATATCTGGCGGCAGGAGTGGTGGATGCCTGTACGGCGCGCGGCGTTCCCGCTTTTGGCCCCACACGGGCGGCCAGCCGTCTGGAAGGCGACAAGGGCTGGAGCAAGGCGTTTATGCTCAGGCATGGGATTCCTACCGCCCAGCACGCCACTTTCTCTGATCTGGACGCGGCGTTGGCGTATATGGACAGTCAGTCCATGCCCACCGTCATCAAGGACGCGGCGTTGCGGGCAGGGAAGGGTGTGACGATTGCCCACTCTCAGGATGAGGCGGGGGCGGCTCTGAAGGAGATTTTCAGCGCCCCGGACGCCTGCGCGGTCATCGAGGACTTCATGACCGGGCAGGAAGTGTCGGTGCTGGCGCTGACCGATGGCGAACACTTTGCCCTGACCCCACCCAGTCAGGACCACAAGACCATTTACGCGGGCGACACGGGACCGATGACCGGCGGCATGGGCGTGATTTGCCCCTTTCCGCTCTCAGCCACTGATCTGGAGGTCATCGAGACGGGCGTTATCGCCCCCACCCTGGCCGGAATGCGCGCCGAGGGAATGCCCTTCCAGGGCGTGTTGTACGCCGGGCTGATGCTCACGCCGGACGGCCCGAAGGTGGTGGAATTCAACGCCCGCTTTGGTGACCCCGAGGCCGAAGCGGTGTTGCCCCTGCTGCAAAGTGACCTCGCGCAGCACTGTCTGGATGCGGCGCGCGGCGAGTTAGACCCAGAGAGCATAAGGTTCAGCGATGAATCTAGTGCGGTCATCATCCTCGCTGCTCCTGGCTATCCCGGCGATCCGGTGCGCGGTGTGCCGCTGGGTCTGCCGGATGGGGGAGACGGCGAGATCATCTTTCACGCCGGAACCCGCGAAGTCGGCGGCCAACTCCAGAGCAGCGGCGGGCGCGTACTGGCCGTCACCGCCGTCGCCCCGACATTGAATACGGCGCTGACACGGGCCTACGCGCTGGCAGACCGGGTGGACTTCGCGGGGGCGCAACTGCGGCGGGATATTGGCGGGCGCATTGGGGCGCGGGCGTTGGATGAGTAG
- the proC gene encoding pyrroline-5-carboxylate reductase: protein MELAIVGVGKLGLALLEGVTSRGGIAPTQIGLIDANMARVNEIAARTGARVIEHADLRDAQRILVSLQPRVFPETSEWLAQENAGYISTMAGVSVASLARRLGTQRVVRVMPNLAATIGLSQTAITGPQEAADAGDLAFAHHLFGAVGDAYDLPEHLFNAFTGMSASGPAYAAVVAEALADGGVRMGLPRVLANELAAKLLVASGELLQRRAHPGMLKDEVASPGGTTIAGLAALEAAGVRGGLMQAVIEATRRSTELGLDQE, encoded by the coding sequence ATGGAACTTGCCATCGTCGGTGTCGGAAAACTGGGGCTGGCCCTGCTTGAAGGCGTGACCTCGCGCGGCGGAATCGCGCCCACGCAAATTGGCCTGATCGACGCCAACATGGCGCGTGTGAATGAGATCGCCGCGCGCACCGGGGCGCGGGTGATCGAACACGCGGACCTGCGGGACGCCCAGCGCATTCTGGTCAGCCTGCAACCGCGCGTCTTTCCCGAAACCAGCGAGTGGCTGGCGCAGGAGAACGCCGGGTACATCAGCACGATGGCGGGGGTCAGCGTGGCCAGTCTGGCGCGGCGGCTGGGCACGCAGCGGGTGGTGCGCGTGATGCCCAATCTGGCGGCCACCATCGGGCTGTCGCAGACCGCCATCACCGGGCCGCAGGAGGCCGCCGACGCGGGCGATCTGGCCTTCGCGCACCACCTGTTCGGGGCGGTGGGCGACGCCTACGATCTGCCCGAACACCTGTTCAACGCCTTTACGGGCATGAGTGCCTCTGGCCCCGCCTACGCCGCCGTGGTGGCCGAGGCGCTGGCCGACGGCGGTGTCCGCATGGGCCTGCCGCGCGTGCTGGCCAACGAACTGGCGGCCAAACTGCTGGTGGCCAGCGGCGAACTGCTGCAACGCCGCGCCCACCCCGGCATGCTCAAGGACGAGGTGGCCTCGCCCGGCGGCACCACCATTGCCGGACTGGCCGCCCTGGAAGCGGCGGGCGTGCGCGGCGGCCTGATGCAGGCGGTGATCGAGGCCACCCGCCGCAGCACCGAACTGGGACTGGATCAGGAATAG
- a CDS encoding MBL fold metallo-hydrolase, with protein sequence MNGVNLVDLNFQDTPGVIATYILDTGDGLAVVDTGPTSTLPALSAGLEALGASLDDVRHLLLTHIHFDHAGAAGTVLSRVPEARVYVHERGAKHLGSPERLVASATQIYGDAMDRLWGEMLPIPAEKMTVLAGGETFQIGNVSVDALYTPGHAVHHLAYHVGPDLFVGDVGGVRLDTHQTARAPTPPPDINLEVWRDSVATLRQRDAQTLHLAHFGSYAHTAAHWDGLLEKMELDAERIHAGMEAGQEFEAISKAYTRVLMQELLAEGEDLPARYDFACPPWMSVQGLMRYWQKKAVRPS encoded by the coding sequence ATGAACGGCGTCAATCTGGTTGATCTGAACTTTCAGGACACCCCCGGCGTGATCGCTACATACATTCTGGACACCGGGGATGGGCTGGCGGTGGTGGATACCGGGCCTACCAGCACCCTGCCCGCGCTGAGTGCTGGGCTGGAGGCACTGGGCGCGAGTCTGGATGATGTGCGCCACCTGCTGTTGACGCACATTCACTTTGACCACGCCGGGGCCGCCGGAACGGTCCTCTCGCGGGTTCCGGAGGCCCGCGTGTACGTCCACGAGCGCGGCGCGAAGCATCTGGGCAGCCCGGAACGGCTGGTGGCCAGCGCCACCCAGATTTATGGCGACGCGATGGACCGTCTATGGGGCGAGATGCTGCCCATCCCCGCCGAGAAAATGACCGTGCTGGCGGGCGGCGAGACGTTCCAGATCGGGAACGTCAGTGTGGATGCCCTGTACACGCCCGGCCACGCGGTTCACCATCTGGCCTATCACGTCGGCCCCGATCTTTTTGTCGGGGATGTCGGCGGCGTGCGGCTGGACACCCACCAGACCGCGCGTGCGCCCACGCCGCCACCGGACATCAATCTGGAGGTCTGGCGGGACAGCGTCGCCACGTTGCGTCAGCGGGACGCCCAGACCCTGCATCTGGCCCATTTCGGCAGCTACGCCCACACGGCCGCCCACTGGGACGGTCTGCTGGAAAAGATGGAGCTGGACGCCGAACGAATCCACGCTGGAATGGAAGCGGGTCAGGAGTTTGAAGCCATTTCCAAGGCTTATACGAGAGTGCTGATGCAGGAGTTGCTGGCCGAGGGCGAGGACCTGCCCGCCCGCTACGACTTTGCCTGCCCGCCGTGGATGAGCGTGCAGGGGCTGATGCGCTACTGGCAGAAGAAGGCAGTGCGCCCGTCTTGA
- a CDS encoding D-alanine--D-alanine ligase family protein produces the protein MKKRILLLAGGQSGEHEVSLMSARSVLAALPRDQFDVTPVAISKQGRWLPPTDTRQALENGSAESGGDLVLHRVASAEGYDAVFPLLHGPMGEDGTVQGLLTLAGIPFVGSGVLGSAVSMDKVMTKQVLASAGIPQVAWRLAVRREWGSDADGVRARAAELGFPLFVKPANLGSSVGISKVHGADDLDAALDLAFSLDRRVILEAMTASRPRELEVGVLGNDSPIASPVGELRFAAEFYDYETKYTEGRAEVHIPAPIPDEVAGRVRELALTAFRALDCAGLARVDFFYLEESGELVLNEVNTMPGFTQTSMYPKLFEAAGLGYSELVTRLVELALEER, from the coding sequence ATGAAGAAGCGCATTCTGCTGCTGGCGGGCGGCCAGTCCGGGGAACACGAGGTCAGCCTGATGAGCGCCCGCAGCGTCCTGGCGGCCCTGCCACGCGATCAATTTGATGTGACCCCTGTGGCGATCAGCAAGCAGGGGCGCTGGCTGCCGCCCACCGATACCCGGCAGGCGTTGGAGAACGGCAGCGCGGAGTCTGGCGGCGATCTGGTGCTGCATCGTGTCGCCAGCGCCGAGGGCTATGACGCTGTCTTTCCGCTGTTGCATGGGCCGATGGGCGAGGACGGCACGGTGCAGGGCCTGCTGACGCTGGCGGGCATTCCGTTCGTGGGCAGCGGCGTGCTGGGTTCGGCAGTCAGCATGGACAAGGTGATGACCAAGCAGGTGCTGGCCTCGGCGGGGATTCCGCAGGTGGCGTGGCGCTTGGCCGTGCGCCGCGAATGGGGCAGCGACGCGGACGGCGTGCGGGCGCGGGCCGCCGAGCTGGGCTTTCCGCTGTTCGTCAAGCCCGCCAACCTGGGGTCTAGTGTGGGCATCAGCAAGGTGCATGGGGCCGATGACCTGGACGCCGCCCTGGACCTGGCCTTCAGCCTGGACCGCCGCGTGATTCTGGAGGCCATGACCGCCAGCAGACCGCGTGAGCTGGAGGTGGGCGTACTGGGCAACGATTCTCCCATTGCCAGCCCGGTGGGCGAGTTGCGCTTTGCCGCCGAGTTCTACGATTACGAGACCAAATACACTGAGGGCCGCGCCGAGGTCCACATTCCTGCCCCCATTCCCGACGAGGTGGCCGGGCGTGTAAGGGAGCTGGCGCTGACCGCCTTCCGTGCGCTGGACTGCGCCGGACTGGCCCGCGTGGACTTCTTTTACCTGGAAGAAAGCGGCGAACTGGTCCTGAACGAGGTCAACACCATGCCCGGCTTTACCCAGACCAGCATGTACCCCAAGCTGTTCGAGGCGGCGGGCCTGGGCTACAGCGAACTGGTCACGCGACTGGTGGAACTGGCACTGGAAGAACGTTAG
- a CDS encoding RNHCP domain-containing protein, whose protein sequence is MTDTASRRFTVQGTNNAFTCQHCGAEVLPLTNGSVRNHCPACLYSLHVDVLPGDRASTCHGLLVPVGAEQSGKKGWIIVHQCAKCAFIGRNRAALDDTQQPDDWDALIALTMRER, encoded by the coding sequence GTGACCGATACTGCCAGCCGCCGTTTTACTGTGCAGGGTACCAACAACGCCTTTACCTGCCAGCACTGCGGCGCAGAAGTTCTTCCGCTGACCAACGGCAGCGTCCGCAACCACTGCCCCGCGTGCCTGTACAGCCTGCATGTGGACGTGCTGCCCGGTGACCGCGCCAGCACCTGCCACGGCCTGCTGGTGCCGGTGGGCGCGGAGCAGAGCGGCAAGAAGGGCTGGATCATCGTTCACCAGTGCGCGAAGTGCGCCTTTATAGGCCGCAACCGCGCCGCGCTGGACGACACGCAGCAGCCCGACGACTGGGACGCCCTGATCGCGCTGACCATGCGCGAAAGGTAG